The Aureimonas mangrovi genome contains the following window.
GTCCGCCGTCGTCAGGAGCCGGGCACCGAGATGAGATTCCCCGATCCGCCCGCCGGCGTTGATGCGCGGCCCGAGCAGGAAGCCGAGATGATAGGCGTCAGGCGGACCGGCGAGCCGCGCGATACGCGCCAGCGCCCGCAGTCCCGCGTGCTCCGCGCCGCGCATCACCTGCAGCCCCTGCACGACCAGCGCACGATTGAAACCGACAAGCGGGACGACGTCGCAGACCGTCGCCAGCGCCGCGAGATCGAGAAACGAAAGGAGATCCGGCAGACCCGCCGCCGGTCGCCCGCGACGGCGCAGTTCGCGCGAGACGGCCACGAGCGCCAGGAAAACGACGCCGGCCGCGCAAAGATGCCCCTGCCCCGACAGATCGTCCTGCCGGTTCGGATTGACGATCGCCACGGCCTGCGGCAGCGAAGCGCCCGTCTGATGATGATCGAGGACCACGACGTCGGCACCAGCCATGCGCGCCGCGTCCAGCGCTTCCGCCGAGGTGGTGCCGCAATCGACCGTGACGATCAGCGTCGCGCCGCCAAGGACGAGATCGCGCATCGCGGCCGGGTTCGGCCCATAGCCTTCCGTGATCCGGTCGGGAATGCGGATCGCCGGCTCGCGCCCGAAATGGCGCAGATAGAGCGCCAGAAGCGCCGAGGAGGCCGCCCCATCGACGTCGTAGTCGCCGAAGATCGCGATGGTCTCATCACGCTCGATGGCATCGGCGATGCGTGCGGCGGCCGCGTCCATGTCGGTGAGCGTCGAGGGGTCGGGCATCAGGTCACGTACGGTCGGCGACAGGAAGCGCTGTGCGTCCTCCGCCTCCACCCCGCGCGCCGCCAGGAGGCGGGAGACGATGTCCGGCAGGCCGTGACGCTGCGCGATCTCTACCGCACGCCCTTCCGCGCGCAGCGAGAGGGCGTGCTCCCAGCGCTGGGCGCGCAACGACCGCTCGACACCGAGGAAAAGCCGGCCTCCTGCGCTCACGGCATCGGCTCGCGAAGCGCAGTCAGAGCCCGAACCGGGCGCGGTCGTAATGGCGCGATCGGATGTCGCGGACCGTGCGGGTGCGCGAGCGCATCACCAGCGTGTGCGTTTCTATGCGGTTGCGATAGAAGCGCACGCCGCCGAGGAGATTGCCGGAGGTGACGCCCGTCGCGGCGAAGATGACGTCGCCGCTCGCCAGATCCCCGAGCGTGTAGATGCGATAGGGGTCGGTCACGCCCATCGTCTCGGCGCGGGCGCGCTTCTCGTTTGTGTTGAGCTGGAGGCGCCCCTCCATCTGCCCACCCATGCAGCGAAGGGCTGCCGCCGCGAGAACACCCTCGGGCGCGCCGCCGATGCCCATGTAGATGTCGATCCCCGTTTCTTCGGGATCGGTTGTGTGGATGACGCCCGCAACGTCTCCGTCGCCGATCAGCCGGATTGCCGCGCCACAGTCGCGGATCTCCTCGATCAGCTTGGCGTGGCGCGGGCGGTCGAGGATGCAGGCGGTGATTTCGCCGATCGGGACACCCTTGGCGGCGGCCAGAGCCTCCAGGTTCTCACGCGGGCTGCGGCGCAGCGAGACGACGCCTTCGGGATAGCCCGGCCCGACCGCGATCTTTTCCATGTAGACGTCGGGGGCGTTGAGAAGGCTGCCCTTGGCGGCCACCGCGATCACCGTCAGCGAGTTCGGCAGGTTCTTCGCGCAGACCGTCGTGCCTTCGAGCGGGTCGAGCGCGATGTCCACCGCGGGCCCCTCGCGGGAGCCGACCTTCTCGCCGATGAAGAGCATCGGTGCCTCGTCGCGCTCTCCCTCGCCGATCACGATCGTCCCATCCACCGGCAGGCGCGAGAGCGCCGAGCGCATCGCGTCGACGGCGGCCTGGTCTGCGGCCTTCTCGTCTCCACGTCCGCGCAGGAGAGCGGCCGCGATGGCGGCGGCCTCGGTCACCCTCGCGACTTCGATGGAAAGGATGCGCTCGAGCGGATCGTTCTGATCGACGGTGATGGTCATGGTCTCACGCCTCCCGGTGGCGTGGTCTTATGCTGGAAAGCGATGACGGCGCAATGTCGCTGCGCCGCCGGCTCCTCGTCAGTTCAGCGCCTCGATGCGGATCATCCGCGGCTCGCCGCGCAGATGCCCGTCGCGCGAGACATGCTCCAGCGCCTTGCGCACGGCCGCCTCGGTGGTCTCGTGGGTGATCAGCACGACGGGACGGGTCGCGCCGTCATCGGTCTGGTCACGCCGGCGCTGGACGATGGATTCCAGCGAAATGCCGTTCTCGGCCATCCGCCTCGCGATGGAAGCGAATGCGCCGACCTGATCCAGCACCGAGAGGCGGATGTAGTAGCCGCCCTCGTGTGCCCGCATCCGGGCACGCTTGTAGGGAGCAAGTTCATTTGCCGGCAGGCCGAGCGGCGGCACCCTGGCCGACCCCGCCGCGTCGATCACGTCCGAGAGGACGGCCGAGGCCGTCGCCTCGCCGCCGGCGCCCGGGCCCGCAAGGAGGATCGAGCCGAGGAGATCGGTGTCGACGGCGACGGCATTCGTCACGCCGTCGATCTGCGCCAGCGCCGAGGAGGCCGGGATCATCGTCGGATGCACGCGCTGCTCTATGCCGGTTTCGGTGCGCTGGGCGACGGCGAGGAGCTTGATGCGGAAGCCGAGTTCGGCCGCCGCCTCGATGTCGGCATTGGAGACCTGATCGATGCCCTCGATGAAGATCGAATCGAGGTCGATCTCGCAGCCGAAGGCGAGCGAGGTGAGAACCGCGAGCTTGTGGGCCGCGTCGAAGCCTCCGATGTCGAAGGTCGGGTCGGCCTCCGCGTAGCCGAGGCGCTGGGCGTCCGCGAGGCAATCCTCAAAGGCGATACCCTCCTTCTCCATGCGCGTCAGCATATAGTTGCAGGTGCCGTTCAGGATGCCGTAGACGCGGCTCGTCGCGTTGCCGCGAAGCGCCTCGCGCATCGTCTTGATGATCGGGATGCCGCCGGCCACAGCCGCCTCGAAGAGGATCGCGGCGTTCTTCTTCTGCGCGAGCCTGGCAAGCTGAACGCCGTGATGGGCAAGCAGCGCCTTGTTGGCGGTCACGACCGTCAGGCCGCGCCCGAGGGCCGCCTTCACGCTGTCATAGGCCGCCCCGTCCGAGCCGCCGACGAGTTCGACGAAAACGTCGATATCGGCCTTCTCCGCCAGTGCGACCGGGTCGTCGAACCATTCGATCGCGGAGAGGTCGACGCCGCGATCCTTCATGCGATCACGCGCCGAGACGGCCACGATCTCGATCGGCCGACCTGCGCGGCGCGCATAAAGCTCCTGCCGGTCCTTCACTAGACGGGCCAGCGAGGCACCGACGGTCCCCAGCCCGGCGAGGCCGAGCTTCAACGGGCGATCCATGACGCCCCCCTCTTCTGTCGTTTCAGAGCGCGGCCGAGGTCTCGGCCGGCGCGGCAGGGTTGTGCCTGTCTTCCCCGCCGGTGGCAAGGAAGCGGCGGATGTTGCGGGCCGCCTGGCGGATGCGGTGCTCATTCTCCACCAGTGCTATGCGCACGTAGTCGTCGCCGAACTCGCCGAAGCCGATGCCCGGCGCGACGGCGACGTCCGCCTTCTCGATCAGCAGCTTGGAGAATTCCAGCGAGCCCATGGCGCGGTGCGCCTCGGGGATCGGCACCCAGGCGAACATGGTCGAGGACGGCGGCGGAACGTGCCAGCCCGCACGCTCGAAGGAATCGCACAAGACGTCGCGGCGGTGGCGATAAACGTTGCGCACCTCGGCCACCGGCTGGTCGCCCGCGTTGAGCGCGGCCGTGGCGGCAACCTGGATGGGCGTGAAGGCGCCGTAGTCCAGATACGACTTCACCCGCGCGAGCGCAGCGATCAGGCGCTCGTTGCCGACGGCGAAGCCCACGCGCCAGCCGGGCATGGAAAAGGTTTTCGACATGGAGGTGAACTCGACAGCGACATCCATCGCTCCGGGCACCTGCAGCACCGAAGGCGGCGGTGCGCCGTCGAAATAGATCTCGGCATAGGCGAGATCGGACAGGATGATGATCTCGTTCTCGCGCGCGAACTTCACCACCTCGGCGTAGAAGTCGAGGCTCGCCTCGTAGGCCGTGGGGTTGGACGGGTAGTTGAGGATGATGGCGATCGGCTTGGGGATCGAGTGGCGCACGGCACGATCCACCGCGCGCATGAAGTCCTCGTCGGGCTTGGCCGGGATGGAGCGGATCGTGCCGCCCGTCATCAGGAAGCCGAAGGCGTGGATCGGATAGGTCGGGTTCGGACACAGCACCACGTCGCCCGGCGCGGTGATGGCCTGCGCCATGTTGGCGAAGCCCTCCTTCGAGCCCAGCGTGACGACGACCTGCGTCTGCGGGTCGAGCTTCACGCCGAAGCGGCGTTCGTAGTAGGCGGCCTGCGCGCGGCGCAGCCCCGGAATGCCCTTGGATGTGGAATAGCGATGCGTGCGCGGATCGCGGATCGCCTCGCACATCTTGTCGACGACGAACTTCGAGGTCGGAAGGTCCGGGTTCCCCATGCCGAGATCGATGATGTCGACGGAGCGGGCGCGCGCGGCGGCCTTCTTCCTGTTGACCTCTTCGAAGACGTAAGGCGGCAGCCTGCGGACCTTATGGAACTCTTCCATCGCACCATTCCCGAAACAGCAAGGCCACGTCTTACGCCGCCACCCCTTGCGCCGCAATCAGGATGCGATGTCGTTTCGCCCGCCAGAAAGCCTCAGGGCGTGCGGGCGCGCTCCTGCCGCTCGCGAGCGAGATCGCGTAGCTCCTGCGTCGAGCGCCGTGCCTCCGCCGCACGGGCCGCCGCCTCGCTCTGGCGGGTGGAGGCCAGCGTGGACAGTTCGGAGACGGACTGGTCGTAACGCGCAGTGCCCGCCGGCCCGGCGCGAGCAGCGACATTGGCAAACCGCGCCTGCGTCGCGGCCACCGTTGCCTGATCGGCCTGCGGGCCGGCCGTCGTCGGATAGGCTCCGATCAGCGGATAGCCGTCGCGTCCGAGCCTCTGCGAGGACGGTCCAGAAGGAGCCGGCGGGCCGGTGAAACCGGGCGGCGGTGTGGGCGTCTCGTCGCGCGGCATGTAGGCGGCGCAGCCGTTCAGCGTCAAAAGGCCCGCGATCGCCATCGCCGTATTGCGCCACCGAAGCATCATATCATCATCCCGTTCGCCGCTTCGACGAGCTTTACCCCGAAACCGTTCTCCGGCAAATCGCGGACGCGGCTTCGGGTGCGGTGCGGCGACGAATTTCGTCGTCCGAAGGGTGACAGAGCGGCGCGGCGACCCTTTCTTAAGGGCAGGCGCATGTGGCGAGAGGAGCATAGATGTCGCAGACCCATCGCGAGCCCCCGGAAGGCCCGCCGCCGGGCTCCGACTATCTCGTGCGCGATCCCGAAGCGTTCGCGCGCAACATGGCGCATGTGCTGGAGAATCTCGGCAAGGCTGCGGCGGCGTGGGTCGAGCCGCGCGAGCGCGGGCGGATGCGGGACCCGGCGACGTCCATCTACGGCGAGATGGTCTCGACGCTCTCCAAGGTCGGGCAGTATTGGCTGAGCGAGCCCGGACGCGCGCTGGAGGCGCAGACCTATCTCTTCGCCGGCTATCTCGACATCTGGAGCCGATCGATCCGGCGCATGTCGGGCGATCCGCAGGAGACGACTGAGGCGACACCGCCCGCCAGGGGCGACAAGCGCTTTTCCGACGAGGAATGGCAGCGCAACCCGTTCTTTGACTTCCTGCGGCAGGTCTACACGCTCACGACCCGCTGGGCGGACGATCTCGTGACGAAGGCCGAGGGACTGGACCCCCACACCCGTCAGAAGGCAGCCTTCTACGTCCGTCAGATCTCGAACGCGCTCTCGCCGTCGAACTTCGTCTTGACCAACCCTGAACTCTACCGCGAGACGCTGGAGCAGAACGGCGAGAATCTCGTCCGGGGCATGAAGATGTTCGCCGAGGACATGACGGCGGGTGCCGGCGTCCTCAAGCTCCGCCAATCGGACGTGGCTAGTTTCGAAGTCGGGCGCAATATCGCGACGACGCCCGGCTCAGTGATCGCGCAGAACGAGCTTTGCCAGATCATTCAGTACGCACCCGCCACGAAGACCGTGCGGCGCCGGCCCATCCTCATCTCGCCGCCCTGGATCAACAAGTTCTACATCCTCGACCTCAACGCCGAGAAGAGCTTCATCGGTTGGCTGGTCGAGCAGGGCGACACGGTCTTCGTCGTTTCATGGGTCAACCCCGATGCGCGGCACATGGACCGTGACTGGCAGGCTTATATCGAGGAAGGGCTCGTCTTCGGGCTCGACACGATCGAGGCGGTGACGGGCGAAAGCGAAGTCGACGCGATCGGCTATTGCGTCGGCGGCACGCTGCTCGCCTGCGGTGCGGCCTACATGAAGGCGCGCGGTGACGAGCGCATCCGCACGCTGACGCTTCTTGCCACGCAGGTGGACTTCGCCCACGCCGGAGACCTTCTCGTCTTCGTCGACGAGGGCCAGCTCAAGGCACTGGAGGAGACCATGACGGTGACCGGCACGCTCGCCGGAACCCATATGGCAACCGCATTCAACCTCCTGCGGTCTGGCGAACTGATCTGGCCGTATTTCGTCGACAACTATCTGAAGGGGAAGGAGCCCCTGCCCTTCGATCTTCTCTACTGGAACTCAGACGCGACGCGAATGACGCGCGCGAACCATATGTTCTATTTACGGAACTGCTATCTCGAAAACCGCATCACCAAGGGCGAAATGCGGATCGGCGACGTCGACATCGATCTTCGCTCACTGACGATCCCGGTCTACAACCTCGCCACGCGCGAAGACCACATCGCCCCGGCGAAGAGTGTCTACGCCGGCAGCACCGCCTTCGCAGGCCAGGTCACCTACGTCATGTCGGGGTCGGGCCATATCGCCGGCGTCGTCAACCCGCCTGCGAAGAACAAGTACCAGTTCTGGACGGGCGAGGAACCAAGCGAGGCGAAGAGCTTCGAGGACTGGGCGGAGGCCGCGAAGGAGACGAAGGGCTCGTGGTGGCCTCACTGGCAGGCCTGGCTGAAGAGGCGCTCTCCCGGCACCGTGCCGGCCCGTCCCGTCGGCGGGAAGGACCATGCCGAAATCGAGCCCGCACCGGGCAGCTATGTGCGCGCCAGATAACGCTGGAGATCGTGAAGGTCTTGAAGCGTCGGCCCATCGGTGCGACATCGGCTTGACAAGTGAACGCCGCGCCCGTTTCGGGGCTGCCGGCCAGCCAGCACCGCCGAGCCATGACCCAGTATCTCGAAGCCGAAGCCGAGCCCCTGCGCAACACCGGCGTCATCCGCCTCTATGGACCGGACGGGTTCGAGGGGATGCGCCGCGCCTGTGGCCTCACCGCACTCTGCCTCGACGAGGTCGCGGCGATGGTGGCGCCAGGCGTGACGACGCAGGCGATCGATGACTTCGTGTTCGACTTCGCGCGGCGCCATGACGCCGTGCCGGCAACGTACAACTATCGCGGTTATCCCTACGCCACCTGCATCTCCATCAACCACGTCGTATGCCACGGCCAGCCGAACGAGAAGCCGCTGCGCGAGGGCGACATCGTCAATATCGACGTGACGCTGATCGTCGATGGCTGGCATGGCGATTCCTCGCGCATGTATCCGGTCGGCAAGCTCAAGCGTGCCGCCGAGCGCCTGTGCGAGATCACCCACCGCTCCATGATGCTCGGCATCCAGGCGGTTCGGCCGGGCGGGCATACCGGAGACATCGGCGCCGCGATCCAGACCTACGCGGAGGCCGAGCGCTGCTCCGTGGTCCGCGATTTCTGCGGCCATGGCGTCGGCAAGC
Protein-coding sequences here:
- the phaC gene encoding class I poly(R)-hydroxyalkanoic acid synthase, with the protein product MSQTHREPPEGPPPGSDYLVRDPEAFARNMAHVLENLGKAAAAWVEPRERGRMRDPATSIYGEMVSTLSKVGQYWLSEPGRALEAQTYLFAGYLDIWSRSIRRMSGDPQETTEATPPARGDKRFSDEEWQRNPFFDFLRQVYTLTTRWADDLVTKAEGLDPHTRQKAAFYVRQISNALSPSNFVLTNPELYRETLEQNGENLVRGMKMFAEDMTAGAGVLKLRQSDVASFEVGRNIATTPGSVIAQNELCQIIQYAPATKTVRRRPILISPPWINKFYILDLNAEKSFIGWLVEQGDTVFVVSWVNPDARHMDRDWQAYIEEGLVFGLDTIEAVTGESEVDAIGYCVGGTLLACGAAYMKARGDERIRTLTLLATQVDFAHAGDLLVFVDEGQLKALEETMTVTGTLAGTHMATAFNLLRSGELIWPYFVDNYLKGKEPLPFDLLYWNSDATRMTRANHMFYLRNCYLENRITKGEMRIGDVDIDLRSLTIPVYNLATREDHIAPAKSVYAGSTAFAGQVTYVMSGSGHIAGVVNPPAKNKYQFWTGEEPSEAKSFEDWAEAAKETKGSWWPHWQAWLKRRSPGTVPARPVGGKDHAEIEPAPGSYVRAR
- the recJ gene encoding single-stranded-DNA-specific exonuclease RecJ, which codes for MSAGGRLFLGVERSLRAQRWEHALSLRAEGRAVEIAQRHGLPDIVSRLLAARGVEAEDAQRFLSPTVRDLMPDPSTLTDMDAAAARIADAIERDETIAIFGDYDVDGAASSALLALYLRHFGREPAIRIPDRITEGYGPNPAAMRDLVLGGATLIVTVDCGTTSAEALDAARMAGADVVVLDHHQTGASLPQAVAIVNPNRQDDLSGQGHLCAAGVVFLALVAVSRELRRRGRPAAGLPDLLSFLDLAALATVCDVVPLVGFNRALVVQGLQVMRGAEHAGLRALARIARLAGPPDAYHLGFLLGPRINAGGRIGESHLGARLLTTADEAEAEALALRLHLLNEERQAIERDMLAQAEMEVANEIGAGEGPPILVTARADWHPGIVGLVAARLKERFTRPAFAIAFDGAGKGSGSARSVPGFDVGRLVREAVEAGIATKGGGHAMAAGLSLQRERLADFRDFVESEGRRRLGDRPQVQSLQIDGAVAAGGLTLELARTVAQAGPYGAGHAQPIFALPQHRVTSAAPVGAGGHVRATLKAMDGATVFAIAFRAAGTDLGARLLEAGSRPLHVAGSLSIDHFQGREKVAFRIVDAADAFA
- a CDS encoding LL-diaminopimelate aminotransferase, which codes for MEEFHKVRRLPPYVFEEVNRKKAAARARSVDIIDLGMGNPDLPTSKFVVDKMCEAIRDPRTHRYSTSKGIPGLRRAQAAYYERRFGVKLDPQTQVVVTLGSKEGFANMAQAITAPGDVVLCPNPTYPIHAFGFLMTGGTIRSIPAKPDEDFMRAVDRAVRHSIPKPIAIILNYPSNPTAYEASLDFYAEVVKFARENEIIILSDLAYAEIYFDGAPPPSVLQVPGAMDVAVEFTSMSKTFSMPGWRVGFAVGNERLIAALARVKSYLDYGAFTPIQVAATAALNAGDQPVAEVRNVYRHRRDVLCDSFERAGWHVPPPSSTMFAWVPIPEAHRAMGSLEFSKLLIEKADVAVAPGIGFGEFGDDYVRIALVENEHRIRQAARNIRRFLATGGEDRHNPAAPAETSAAL
- the map gene encoding type I methionyl aminopeptidase — its product is MTQYLEAEAEPLRNTGVIRLYGPDGFEGMRRACGLTALCLDEVAAMVAPGVTTQAIDDFVFDFARRHDAVPATYNYRGYPYATCISINHVVCHGQPNEKPLREGDIVNIDVTLIVDGWHGDSSRMYPVGKLKRAAERLCEITHRSMMLGIQAVRPGGHTGDIGAAIQTYAEAERCSVVRDFCGHGVGKLFHDAPNILHYGRRGEGPEMRPGMIFTIEPMINLGRPAVKILSDGWTAVTRDRSLSAQYEHTVGVTDTGYEIFTLSPGGLDMPGFAPAAAA
- a CDS encoding homoserine dehydrogenase — translated: MDRPLKLGLAGLGTVGASLARLVKDRQELYARRAGRPIEIVAVSARDRMKDRGVDLSAIEWFDDPVALAEKADIDVFVELVGGSDGAAYDSVKAALGRGLTVVTANKALLAHHGVQLARLAQKKNAAILFEAAVAGGIPIIKTMREALRGNATSRVYGILNGTCNYMLTRMEKEGIAFEDCLADAQRLGYAEADPTFDIGGFDAAHKLAVLTSLAFGCEIDLDSIFIEGIDQVSNADIEAAAELGFRIKLLAVAQRTETGIEQRVHPTMIPASSALAQIDGVTNAVAVDTDLLGSILLAGPGAGGEATASAVLSDVIDAAGSARVPPLGLPANELAPYKRARMRAHEGGYYIRLSVLDQVGAFASIARRMAENGISLESIVQRRRDQTDDGATRPVVLITHETTEAAVRKALEHVSRDGHLRGEPRMIRIEALN
- the glpX gene encoding class II fructose-bisphosphatase; amino-acid sequence: MTITVDQNDPLERILSIEVARVTEAAAIAAALLRGRGDEKAADQAAVDAMRSALSRLPVDGTIVIGEGERDEAPMLFIGEKVGSREGPAVDIALDPLEGTTVCAKNLPNSLTVIAVAAKGSLLNAPDVYMEKIAVGPGYPEGVVSLRRSPRENLEALAAAKGVPIGEITACILDRPRHAKLIEEIRDCGAAIRLIGDGDVAGVIHTTDPEETGIDIYMGIGGAPEGVLAAAALRCMGGQMEGRLQLNTNEKRARAETMGVTDPYRIYTLGDLASGDVIFAATGVTSGNLLGGVRFYRNRIETHTLVMRSRTRTVRDIRSRHYDRARFGL